Proteins encoded together in one Abyssisolibacter fermentans window:
- a CDS encoding ferritin-like domain-containing protein, producing the protein MAYNMPYNMPYMMPMRYGNPYSYKSLDEALSLVEQSVRGEKEDELFYDYLISVAPTNEEKQIISTIRDDEKKHNKMFRQIYMDFTGKEVSTPEDIEFEKPKSYIDGVKKALFGELAAMEKYRIIRAGLPGRYYRDMVFEILTDELKHADKYNYILTINK; encoded by the coding sequence ATGGCTTATAACATGCCTTATAATATGCCGTACATGATGCCTATGAGATATGGTAATCCTTATTCATATAAATCATTAGATGAAGCGCTTTCTTTAGTAGAACAATCAGTAAGGGGAGAAAAAGAAGATGAATTGTTCTATGACTATCTAATTTCTGTTGCACCAACAAATGAAGAAAAACAAATAATCTCAACCATCCGAGATGACGAAAAGAAACATAATAAAATGTTTAGACAAATATATATGGATTTTACCGGTAAGGAAGTTAGCACACCAGAAGATATAGAATTTGAGAAACCTAAATCTTATATTGATGGTGTCAAAAAAGCATTATTTGGAGAATTAGCAGCTATGGAAAAATATCGAATCATCAGAGCTGGTCTTCCTGGCAGGTACTACAGAGACATGGTATTTGAAATATTAACAGATGAATTAAAACATGCTGATAAGTATAATTATATATTAACTATTAATAAATGA
- a CDS encoding S-layer homology domain-containing protein, whose product MFNRIRKNFSKLIAIIIITGISLINVGIADAATLQDIQSSSDYAKEAIIALAEKNIITGDEHGNFNPQNTVTRAEMITLIVRALEVDTTNVPDTPTFQDVPKTHWAYKYVETAYRDGIVKGMSEELFGKNGECTREQMTVMFIRSLGLSDEIINENEEFTYINELSDKDVISSWAKDAVEFSLASGLMKGTSDTTFTPNGNAQRQQVAVVTHRVINDKENILDFAKDNSKPVKHPNLYEALTNSKEYRGEFSINSLMNLNGTTPEETMTFAVTGNGAINGADSQMKLTMSISQPELTLSDLTFEMITIDNKLYIKEPGFDTWIEATPEDMQGATPLEMTPDELKQINEQFLNIYNKLPIENAGTEEIDGVTATKYILSLDNQAIKDTFPEEFLGQDMETDMPFGDAQLNLEIEFYLNEQNQIIKETLNFNGNFEEEEEIITFDMSMEVNYKNIGADIEITAPDIENIEVIPE is encoded by the coding sequence ATGTTTAATAGAATAAGGAAAAATTTTTCAAAGCTTATTGCAATCATCATCATTACAGGTATCTCCTTAATCAATGTAGGAATTGCTGATGCTGCTACACTTCAAGACATTCAATCAAGTTCTGATTATGCAAAAGAAGCTATTATAGCATTGGCTGAAAAAAATATTATTACAGGTGATGAGCATGGTAATTTTAATCCACAAAACACTGTTACCAGAGCTGAAATGATTACATTGATTGTAAGAGCTCTTGAAGTAGACACAACAAATGTTCCTGATACCCCAACTTTTCAAGATGTACCTAAAACGCATTGGGCTTATAAGTATGTAGAAACAGCATACAGAGATGGAATCGTTAAAGGAATGTCCGAAGAATTATTTGGAAAAAATGGGGAGTGTACACGTGAACAAATGACAGTTATGTTTATACGTTCTCTTGGGCTATCAGATGAAATCATTAATGAAAATGAAGAATTCACCTATATTAATGAGCTTAGCGATAAAGATGTTATTTCATCTTGGGCAAAAGATGCTGTAGAATTTTCTCTTGCTTCTGGATTAATGAAAGGAACCAGTGATACTACCTTTACCCCTAATGGAAATGCTCAACGACAACAGGTTGCTGTAGTAACCCATCGCGTAATCAATGATAAAGAAAACATCTTAGACTTTGCCAAAGATAATTCAAAACCAGTAAAACATCCTAATCTCTATGAAGCTCTGACAAACAGTAAAGAATATCGTGGAGAATTCAGTATAAACTCTTTAATGAATTTAAATGGAACAACTCCCGAAGAAACAATGACTTTTGCTGTTACTGGAAATGGAGCTATAAATGGAGCAGATAGTCAAATGAAATTGACCATGTCAATCAGCCAACCAGAACTAACACTTTCTGACTTAACATTTGAAATGATTACTATTGACAATAAATTATATATAAAAGAACCTGGCTTTGATACATGGATAGAAGCTACACCTGAAGATATGCAAGGTGCTACCCCTCTTGAAATGACACCTGATGAACTAAAACAAATAAATGAACAATTTTTAAATATCTACAATAAATTACCGATTGAAAACGCTGGTACAGAAGAAATTGATGGCGTAACTGCTACAAAGTATATATTATCTTTAGATAATCAAGCTATTAAAGATACATTCCCAGAAGAGTTTTTGGGACAAGACATGGAAACAGATATGCCTTTTGGTGATGCTCAACTTAATCTTGAAATAGAATTTTATTTAAATGAACAGAACCAAATTATAAAAGAAACTTTAAACTTTAATGGTAATTTTGAAGAAGAAGAAGAAATAATAACTTTTGATATGTCAATGGAGGTAAATTATAAAAATATCGGAGCAGATATTGAAATTACTGCTCCAGACATTGAAAATATCGAAGTCATTCCAGAATAA